In Bactrocera oleae isolate idBacOlea1 chromosome 3, idBacOlea1, whole genome shotgun sequence, a genomic segment contains:
- the LOC138855925 gene encoding uncharacterized protein, which yields MPQMYNHSNFFIQINMEVDMATTPTPAVRSAINVPRPGATATPRTAAAIVPATAPRNGPRPLPPSPAPATVPQHSRCPLCRRTHRLQHCSIFRSMQPPQRQQVAQAHGHCLNCLSTVHTTPECTSVTLCQLCHRQHHTMLHRTPKRAVGRQLAPSRRSQQSNHPEHHRRQAAPPPSRPRRQEASTRRRQLRPTYRRSTGLSSVVATLQQLQRLLG from the coding sequence atgccacaaatgtataatcattccaacttcttcatacagatcaatatggaagtagatatggcaacaacaccaacgccagctgtgaggtccgccatcaatgtgccgcgccctggggcaactgcaacaccacgaaccgcagcggcaatcgtccctgcaaccgctccccgtaatggcccgcgaccactaccaccttcaCCAGCACCGGCAACGGTACCTCAACAcagccgatgcccactgtgtcgacgcacacaccggctgcaacactgcagcattttccgaagcatgcagccaccacaacgtcagcaggttgcccaagcgcacgggcactgcctAAACTGCTTGTCTACGGTCCACACGACTCCGGAGTGTACGTCGGTTACGCTCTGCCAGCTGTGCCATAGACAGCACCATACTATgctgcaccgcaccccaaagcgggccgtcgggcgacaactcgccccaagccgcAGATCGCAGCAAAGCAACCATCCGGAGCACCACCGAAGACAGGCAGCTCCACCTCCATCCAGACCgaggcgacaggaggcatcaacgcggcgtcggcagctcaggccaacataccgccgctccactggcctcagcagcgtCGTTGcaacgctgcagcaactacagcggtTGCTAGGCtaa